One Edaphobacter flagellatus genomic region harbors:
- a CDS encoding AI-2E family transporter gives MEQPPLALDINLTPEQRQSRTFIRGHILFAFGIVILLYLAWLLGKELMIIYVSALFAAVLMPIVIRITEFKFRGRHPSRPIAIVLLIVGVALLLGLFFMVGLPPVLRDLNQFSTELPSRIPGIVAKAKKLPIANRLGVDAIASRAESALATTASYLVTALPNWISHLFDILTALFLCIYFMLEGEHAYSFFLSLFPPAPRLRLDLTLRRAELKMSKWLIGQGLLMLILGVSSTIAFGLLHVRYFLLLGFLMGLFNLIPVAGGVFTITAAAGIAAVDSWPKMLGVIAFYVVYINIENAYLTPRIMSSSVDLSGLTVLIALLCGTALAGITGALVAVPTAALIAVLLDEYAVHKDNSLG, from the coding sequence ATGGAGCAACCACCTCTGGCATTGGATATCAACCTCACTCCCGAACAGCGTCAATCCCGCACCTTCATCCGCGGCCACATTCTCTTCGCCTTCGGCATCGTCATCCTCCTGTACCTCGCATGGCTCCTCGGCAAAGAGCTTATGATCATCTACGTCAGCGCGCTCTTCGCCGCCGTGCTGATGCCCATCGTTATCCGCATCACCGAATTTAAGTTTCGCGGCCGACATCCCTCCCGCCCCATCGCCATCGTTCTCCTCATCGTCGGAGTCGCCCTTCTCCTCGGCCTCTTCTTCATGGTCGGACTCCCTCCCGTACTGCGCGATCTCAACCAGTTTTCGACCGAGCTGCCCTCACGCATCCCCGGCATCGTAGCCAAAGCGAAAAAACTTCCCATCGCCAACCGGCTCGGCGTCGACGCCATCGCTTCGCGCGCCGAAAGCGCACTCGCCACGACCGCCAGCTATCTCGTCACCGCGCTCCCCAACTGGATCAGCCATCTCTTCGATATCCTCACCGCGCTCTTCCTCTGCATCTACTTCATGCTCGAAGGCGAGCACGCCTACAGTTTCTTCCTCTCGCTCTTCCCTCCCGCACCGCGCCTTCGGCTCGACCTCACCCTGCGCCGCGCCGAGTTGAAGATGAGCAAATGGCTCATCGGCCAGGGACTTCTCATGCTCATCCTCGGCGTCAGCTCCACCATCGCCTTTGGCCTGCTGCACGTCCGTTACTTCCTGCTGCTCGGCTTCCTCATGGGGCTCTTCAACCTCATCCCCGTCGCTGGCGGAGTCTTCACCATCACAGCCGCTGCCGGCATCGCAGCCGTCGACTCCTGGCCCAAGATGCTCGGCGTCATCGCCTTCTACGTCGTTTACATCAACATCGAAAATGCCTACCTCACGCCGCGCATCATGAGCTCCAGTGTCGATCTCTCTGGACTCACGGTCCTGATCGCGCTCCTCTGCGGAACCGCACTCGCCGGCATCACCGGAGCTCTGGTCGCCGTGCCCACTGCTGCCCTCATCGCCGTGCTTCTCGACGAATACGCTGTCCACAAAGACAACTCCTTGGGTTGA
- a CDS encoding Mrp/NBP35 family ATP-binding protein translates to MGHTGAGVPQGPQPLHGVAHVVAVGSGKGGVGKTTVAVNLSVALAKLGYKVGLVDADIYGPNVPTMLGATRQPNVLEGNRIEPILAHGVKFISIGLISPGDKPLVMRGPMLHQIIRQFLQQVEWGELDFLIIDLPPGTGDVVISLVQTVPLTGAVVVSTGSNVALEDARKALEMFHQVKVEVLGMVENMSQMTLPTGEVIDVFGAGGTERTAAQFGLPFLGAVDLNPSIREGGDKGLPVALAGPESKLAAEFYGIAQRVADKAREVASKDEDVLEIS, encoded by the coding sequence ATGGGACATACAGGAGCAGGAGTTCCGCAGGGGCCGCAGCCTCTGCACGGAGTAGCGCACGTTGTTGCAGTAGGTAGTGGCAAGGGCGGCGTCGGCAAGACGACCGTGGCGGTAAATCTTTCGGTTGCGCTGGCGAAGCTTGGCTACAAAGTTGGTCTGGTCGATGCGGATATCTACGGGCCGAATGTGCCGACGATGCTGGGTGCGACGCGGCAGCCGAATGTGCTCGAAGGCAATCGCATCGAGCCTATCCTGGCGCACGGCGTGAAGTTTATCTCCATCGGGTTGATCTCTCCTGGCGATAAGCCGCTGGTGATGCGTGGACCGATGCTGCATCAGATCATCCGGCAGTTTTTGCAGCAGGTGGAGTGGGGCGAGCTGGACTTCCTCATCATTGACCTGCCTCCAGGCACGGGCGATGTGGTCATCTCGCTGGTGCAGACGGTACCGTTGACGGGAGCGGTTGTTGTTTCGACCGGCTCGAATGTAGCTCTTGAGGATGCCCGTAAGGCGCTCGAGATGTTCCATCAGGTCAAGGTCGAGGTTCTGGGGATGGTCGAGAATATGTCGCAGATGACGCTGCCTACCGGCGAGGTGATCGATGTCTTCGGCGCAGGAGGGACGGAGCGGACAGCGGCGCAGTTCGGTCTGCCGTTCCTTGGAGCTGTCGATTTGAATCCGTCGATCCGCGAGGGCGGCGACAAGGGCTTGCCGGTTGCGTTGGCGGGGCCGGAATCGAAGCTGGCAGCCGAGTTTTATGGGATCGCGCAGCGTGTGGCTGACAAGGCGCGTGAGGTTGCCTCGAAAGATGAGGATGTGCTGGAGATAAGCTAG
- the dnaJ gene encoding molecular chaperone DnaJ, whose product MSATSNVTKVDFYEVLNVSRDASDQELKTAYRKLAMQYHPDRNPGDHAAEEKFKECSEAYQVLSDPEKRAAYDRYGHAAFNGGGGGAGPFGGGFGGAQDLGDIFGDLFGEMFNMGGSRSRASRVQRGRDLRYDLTIEFEEAVFGVEREITIRRSETCTECKGTGAAKGRHPVTCTQCDGRGQQRFQQGFFSVARTCSVCGGTGTMIVDPCSVCRGETRVQMEHKILVKVPAGVEQETRIRYQGEGEAGKFGGPAGDLYVVLNIKEHKFFERDGDDLHCVMPISFPQAALGTELEIQTLEGIETIKIPEGTQSGREFKLRGKGVPHLNERGKGDLIVEIRVQTPAKLTRQQRELLRQLDETITVENTPTSRGLFDKVKDIFH is encoded by the coding sequence ATGAGTGCAACGTCGAACGTGACCAAAGTTGATTTTTATGAGGTCCTGAATGTCTCTCGAGATGCCTCCGATCAGGAGCTGAAGACTGCGTATCGCAAACTGGCGATGCAGTATCATCCTGACCGCAATCCCGGAGATCATGCTGCCGAAGAGAAGTTCAAGGAGTGCAGCGAAGCCTACCAGGTGCTGAGCGATCCGGAGAAGCGCGCGGCTTACGACCGCTACGGCCATGCCGCCTTTAATGGAGGCGGAGGTGGCGCAGGTCCGTTTGGCGGCGGTTTCGGCGGCGCACAGGATCTGGGCGACATCTTCGGCGACCTGTTCGGCGAGATGTTCAACATGGGCGGTTCCAGATCGCGGGCCTCGCGGGTCCAGCGCGGACGCGATCTGCGTTACGACCTGACGATCGAGTTTGAAGAGGCTGTCTTCGGTGTCGAGCGCGAGATCACGATTCGCCGCAGCGAGACGTGCACGGAGTGCAAGGGAACCGGCGCGGCCAAGGGGCGTCATCCGGTGACGTGCACGCAGTGCGATGGGCGTGGACAGCAGCGGTTTCAGCAGGGCTTCTTCTCTGTGGCGCGAACCTGCTCGGTGTGCGGCGGAACGGGAACGATGATTGTCGATCCGTGCTCGGTGTGCCGTGGCGAAACGCGCGTACAGATGGAGCACAAGATTCTGGTGAAGGTTCCAGCAGGCGTTGAGCAGGAAACGCGCATTCGCTATCAGGGCGAAGGTGAGGCTGGTAAGTTTGGCGGGCCGGCCGGCGATCTGTATGTGGTGCTCAATATCAAGGAGCACAAGTTCTTTGAGCGTGATGGCGACGACCTGCATTGCGTGATGCCGATCTCCTTTCCTCAGGCAGCACTGGGAACGGAGCTGGAGATACAGACTCTTGAGGGCATCGAGACGATCAAGATTCCCGAAGGGACGCAGAGCGGCCGCGAGTTCAAGCTACGGGGCAAAGGTGTTCCGCACCTGAACGAGCGGGGCAAGGGCGACCTGATCGTTGAGATTCGGGTTCAGACACCAGCGAAGCTCACCAGGCAGCAGCGGGAGCTTCTGCGGCAACTTGACGAGACGATCACGGTGGAGAATACGCCGACGTCCCGTGGTCTCTTCGACAAGGTCAAGGACATATTCCACTAG
- a CDS encoding anti-sigma factor family protein, translating to MTSQNSHPGSTAKLSCVEFQDHLPEYFAAGGEGSLDDPAVQEHLKTCENCSALVRDLQYIADQARQLLEPTHEPSDNVWKKIQEGLAADAAPIIDPQKA from the coding sequence ATGACTTCGCAAAACTCTCATCCCGGTTCTACTGCAAAACTGTCTTGTGTCGAGTTTCAGGACCATTTGCCGGAATATTTTGCCGCAGGTGGAGAAGGTTCTCTCGATGATCCCGCTGTACAGGAGCATCTGAAGACCTGCGAAAACTGTTCTGCCCTTGTCCGCGATCTCCAGTACATCGCCGATCAGGCTCGGCAGCTCCTCGAACCCACACACGAACCAAGCGACAACGTCTGGAAGAAGATTCAGGAAGGCCTCGCTGCAGACGCCGCTCCCATCATCGACCCACAGAAAGCCTGA
- a CDS encoding shikimate kinase: MPARQPNTLNRSEHPVAHAVPASVRRIVLTGFMGAGKSTVGRLLASRLGWNFLDLDTHIENRTGATIAELFSHYGESHFRRLESTALASALSRPDTVLALGGGAPEEITNRLLIEQTPATLAIFLDAPFPTLFDRCMLQEIARPVLADPAVAEQRFARRRPLYARLAHITVETSSHTPQTTVESILQSLNQTPHLRR; this comes from the coding sequence ATGCCAGCCAGACAGCCCAACACACTCAATCGGTCCGAGCACCCGGTCGCGCACGCCGTCCCTGCCTCCGTCCGCCGCATCGTCCTCACGGGGTTCATGGGAGCCGGCAAATCCACCGTCGGCCGCCTGCTCGCCTCACGTCTCGGCTGGAACTTCCTCGATCTCGACACGCACATCGAAAACCGCACCGGCGCCACCATCGCCGAGCTCTTCTCCCACTACGGCGAATCGCACTTCCGCCGCCTGGAATCCACCGCCCTCGCCTCCGCACTCAGTCGCCCTGACACCGTCCTTGCCCTCGGCGGCGGCGCTCCCGAGGAGATCACCAACCGCCTCCTCATCGAGCAGACACCGGCGACCCTCGCCATCTTCCTCGACGCACCCTTCCCTACCCTCTTCGACCGCTGCATGCTTCAGGAGATCGCCCGCCCCGTCCTCGCCGATCCCGCCGTCGCCGAACAGCGTTTCGCACGCCGCCGTCCTCTCTACGCACGCCTCGCTCACATCACCGTCGAGACCTCCAGCCACACCCCTCAAACCACCGTCGAGTCCATCCTGCAGTCGCTGAACCAGACTCCGCACCTCCGCCGCTGA
- a CDS encoding RsmE family RNA methyltransferase → MTRRRWIADTWSDISATLTGEQAEHLARVLRATPGQVYDVVAGGFLHRAEIASVRPASGPLSAEVVFTLHEQLESDTALPLHLLLAVFKFDHMEWAIEKATELGVDRITPILARRTEKHLAQAAAKRVERWRRIALESAKQSRRSSIPEVAEPLPLATALNQETATTCLLLSETEQDTTLATALRKHPADTYALAIGPEGGWTSEEMSLFTQHHWQHVTLGPRILRAETAAISAIAILAAHQND, encoded by the coding sequence ATGACCCGACGCCGCTGGATCGCCGACACCTGGTCCGACATATCCGCCACCCTCACTGGCGAACAAGCCGAACACCTCGCCCGCGTTCTACGCGCCACCCCCGGCCAGGTCTATGATGTCGTCGCCGGCGGCTTCCTTCACCGTGCCGAAATCGCCAGCGTTCGCCCTGCCTCCGGCCCTCTGTCAGCCGAAGTCGTCTTCACCCTGCACGAACAGCTTGAGTCCGACACGGCTCTCCCTCTCCATCTCCTGCTCGCCGTCTTTAAGTTCGATCACATGGAGTGGGCCATCGAGAAAGCGACCGAATTAGGCGTCGACCGAATCACGCCCATCCTCGCCCGCCGCACCGAAAAACATCTCGCTCAGGCAGCAGCAAAGCGGGTCGAACGCTGGCGCCGCATCGCTCTCGAATCCGCCAAGCAGTCCCGCCGCTCCTCTATCCCCGAGGTCGCCGAGCCTCTTCCACTCGCCACCGCCCTTAACCAGGAAACCGCGACCACGTGTCTGCTGCTCTCCGAAACCGAACAGGACACCACACTCGCCACGGCTCTCCGGAAGCACCCTGCCGATACGTATGCCCTTGCCATCGGCCCCGAGGGCGGCTGGACCTCCGAAGAAATGTCCCTCTTCACCCAGCACCATTGGCAGCACGTCACCCTCGGTCCACGCATCCTCCGCGCCGAAACCGCAGCCATCTCCGCCATCGCCATTCTTGCCGCACACCAAAATGACTAG
- a CDS encoding nucleotide exchange factor GrpE has product MKDETTVQAVQEGDAVTSAAEERNVQDATAAVQAELEQVKGERDQLLDRLARLQAEFDNARKREAKERQDMRDYTISNTVEPFLGVMDNFQLALKSGGSAEQLRAGVELILKQMEDALRGLNVVAVESVGAQFDPRVHEALGSIETKEFPDHQVLEEIRRGYKVREKLLRPALVKIASNPAMISD; this is encoded by the coding sequence ATGAAGGACGAGACGACCGTACAGGCCGTGCAGGAGGGCGACGCTGTCACCAGCGCTGCCGAGGAGCGGAACGTACAGGACGCCACTGCCGCAGTGCAGGCGGAACTGGAGCAGGTGAAGGGCGAGCGCGATCAGTTGCTGGACAGGCTGGCGAGGCTTCAGGCGGAGTTCGACAACGCCCGTAAGCGCGAGGCCAAGGAGCGGCAGGATATGCGCGATTACACGATTTCAAACACGGTCGAGCCGTTTCTCGGCGTGATGGATAATTTTCAGCTGGCGCTTAAATCAGGGGGCTCGGCGGAGCAGCTGCGGGCTGGTGTTGAGCTTATTCTGAAGCAGATGGAAGATGCCTTGCGCGGCCTGAATGTAGTGGCCGTGGAAAGCGTCGGCGCGCAGTTTGATCCCCGAGTCCACGAGGCGCTGGGGAGCATCGAAACGAAAGAGTTTCCAGACCACCAGGTTCTGGAGGAGATTCGCCGAGGATATAAGGTTCGTGAGAAGCTGCTGCGGCCGGCTTTGGTAAAGATTGCCTCGAACCCGGCGATGATTAGCGATTAG
- a CDS encoding tetratricopeptide repeat protein yields MDRIALLTQVLEQNPTDAFARYGLAMAHISAGNTDLALREFTTLLQHNPDYVPAYQMSAQTLAKLGRSEEAAARLRLGLDAAARTGNQHAASEMQGLLDEIGG; encoded by the coding sequence ATGGATCGTATTGCCCTTCTAACCCAGGTACTTGAGCAGAACCCCACAGACGCTTTCGCCCGCTACGGCCTCGCGATGGCGCACATCTCCGCCGGAAACACCGACCTTGCGCTCAGAGAGTTCACCACGCTGCTCCAGCACAACCCGGACTACGTCCCGGCCTACCAGATGTCTGCACAAACGCTTGCAAAGCTTGGCCGTTCCGAGGAAGCTGCCGCACGGCTCCGCCTCGGGCTCGATGCCGCCGCGCGTACCGGCAACCAGCATGCCGCCTCCGAGATGCAGGGCTTGCTCGACGAGATTGGCGGCTAG
- a CDS encoding vWA domain-containing protein, whose amino-acid sequence MKRVRYTRFTGDLSSSFGLEDLMQALSDFLLDSGFNDPYSQFSEFNDQTMENLRDAIRQALESGELFDEESQEKYDALSDDQVEELVDKIIQKMQEQNFINAEMPQQGQGETGDGNTQARFEVTDKAMDFLGYKALRDLLGPLGRSNLGRHDTRHEAAGVEINGSSKLYEFGDTLNLDVTATFSSVFAREGIRTAVEGEEHSPLHVEYSDLYVHQSDYQSSCATVVLLDCSHSMILYGEDRFTPAKRVAMALSHLIRTQFPGDTLNLVLFHDTAEEIPVSQLSRVKVGPHYTNTRDGLRLAQRILAKQNKDMKQIVMITDGKPSALTLPDGRIYKNAFGLDPLVIEETLEEVSRCKRAGIMINTFMLANDFTLMQFVQRVSAMCRGKAYFTTPQTLGNYLLMDFMSRRIKTVH is encoded by the coding sequence ATGAAACGAGTCCGCTACACCAGATTCACCGGCGATCTCTCCTCCAGCTTCGGTCTCGAAGACCTGATGCAGGCTCTCAGCGACTTTCTGCTCGACTCCGGCTTCAACGATCCTTATTCGCAGTTCAGCGAGTTTAACGACCAGACGATGGAGAATCTGCGCGATGCCATCCGGCAGGCGCTTGAGTCCGGCGAACTCTTTGATGAGGAGTCCCAGGAAAAATACGATGCTTTATCGGATGATCAGGTCGAAGAACTCGTCGACAAGATCATTCAGAAGATGCAGGAGCAGAACTTTATCAACGCCGAGATGCCGCAGCAGGGCCAGGGCGAGACAGGCGACGGCAACACACAGGCGCGCTTTGAAGTCACGGACAAGGCGATGGACTTCCTCGGCTATAAAGCGCTGCGCGATCTTCTGGGACCGCTGGGGCGCTCCAATCTTGGCCGCCACGACACGCGCCACGAAGCAGCTGGCGTTGAGATCAACGGCTCATCCAAGCTTTATGAGTTCGGCGACACACTTAACCTCGACGTTACGGCTACCTTCTCCAGCGTCTTTGCGCGCGAGGGTATTCGCACCGCCGTCGAAGGAGAAGAACACAGCCCGCTCCATGTCGAATACTCCGACCTGTATGTCCATCAATCCGACTATCAATCATCCTGCGCAACCGTCGTGCTGCTCGACTGCTCGCATTCGATGATCCTCTACGGCGAAGATCGTTTCACTCCGGCGAAGCGAGTCGCCATGGCCCTCTCGCACCTCATCCGCACGCAGTTCCCCGGCGATACGCTCAACCTCGTTCTCTTCCACGACACAGCCGAGGAGATTCCCGTATCGCAGCTCTCGCGCGTCAAAGTCGGCCCGCACTATACAAATACTCGCGACGGCCTTCGTCTGGCGCAGCGCATACTGGCGAAACAGAACAAGGATATGAAGCAGATCGTAATGATTACCGATGGAAAACCGTCGGCGCTTACGCTGCCGGATGGCCGTATCTATAAGAACGCCTTCGGGCTCGATCCACTGGTGATTGAGGAGACTCTGGAAGAGGTCTCCCGCTGCAAGCGCGCCGGCATCATGATCAATACCTTCATGCTGGCAAACGACTTCACCCTAATGCAGTTTGTACAACGTGTCAGCGCCATGTGTCGAGGCAAAGCTTACTTCACCACCCCGCAGACGCTCGGCAACTATCTGCTCATGGACTTCATGTCCCGCAGAATAAAAACTGTTCATTAA
- the hrcA gene encoding heat-inducible transcriptional repressor HrcA: MAEREKVTARQRAILTAIIESYIETGEPVGSGTIARLPHSDVTAMSSATVRNEMAELAEAGLLEQPHTSAGRIPTARAFRMYVEQLSGGANPRIDVARLPVSSRRQIDSSFIGLAGTQAVLERTSHVLATLSSGVGVAIAAAAEGDLLEHVHFSRLAPARVLAVVVTRSGMVHDRVLALDRDLTLSELETATNFLNEHFRGWNVEQVRTELAHMVERERSEYQRLLNAVQQLWLKTVPESEAPQQPVYVEGVANLIGANVDTEQLREMLAALEAKQRLVDLLNAYIDAHQESVRVIFDLEEQAPEMAGLVLIAAPARMGDENRGTIGVIGSKRMDYENTMNAVSYLSRVFDRIALHSKE; this comes from the coding sequence ATGGCAGAGCGAGAGAAGGTTACAGCGCGGCAACGCGCCATTCTGACTGCCATCATCGAGAGTTATATCGAGACAGGGGAGCCGGTTGGATCGGGAACGATTGCGCGGCTTCCTCATAGTGATGTCACGGCGATGAGCTCCGCCACCGTGCGCAACGAGATGGCTGAGCTTGCGGAAGCAGGGCTGCTGGAGCAGCCGCATACCTCGGCGGGACGCATTCCTACCGCCCGGGCCTTCCGCATGTATGTGGAGCAGTTGAGCGGCGGCGCGAATCCACGCATTGATGTGGCGCGGCTTCCAGTAAGCTCACGTCGCCAGATCGATTCGAGCTTTATCGGACTGGCCGGCACGCAGGCCGTCCTGGAGCGGACGTCGCATGTTCTGGCGACGCTTTCCAGCGGCGTCGGCGTTGCGATTGCAGCGGCTGCGGAGGGCGATCTTCTGGAGCATGTGCATTTTTCGCGGCTCGCTCCGGCACGGGTTCTGGCCGTTGTTGTAACGCGTTCCGGGATGGTGCATGACCGCGTTCTGGCGCTGGATCGCGATCTGACGCTCAGTGAATTGGAAACCGCGACGAACTTTCTGAATGAGCACTTCCGCGGCTGGAACGTTGAGCAGGTGCGCACGGAGCTGGCACACATGGTGGAGCGCGAGCGGAGCGAATATCAGCGGCTGCTCAACGCCGTGCAGCAGCTATGGCTCAAGACGGTTCCCGAGAGCGAAGCTCCCCAGCAGCCGGTGTATGTCGAAGGGGTCGCCAACCTGATCGGCGCCAATGTGGATACCGAACAGCTGCGCGAGATGCTGGCAGCGTTAGAAGCCAAGCAACGGCTGGTCGACCTGCTGAATGCTTATATCGATGCTCATCAGGAAAGCGTGCGTGTGATCTTCGACCTGGAAGAACAGGCTCCGGAGATGGCTGGTCTGGTGCTGATTGCTGCGCCGGCTCGCATGGGGGACGAAAATCGCGGAACGATTGGCGTAATCGGCAGTAAAAGAATGGATTACGAGAACACGATGAATGCAGTCAGTTACCTGTCGCGGGTCTTCGACCGTATCGCATTGCACTCCAAAGAGTAA
- a CDS encoding acyl-CoA thioesterase, translating into MSEEVLGRKVCESQSERSEIIFPSDANALGNLFGGRLMQYIDLVGAMAASRHARAITVTASMDHLDFVAPVRVGELLILKASVNRAYRTSMEVGVKAMVEDVQQNRLRHVSSAYLTFVAVDQHGNRLAVPPVIPETEHQKRRYEDAGRRREMRGSETQRKKEMRAAFGDEWHV; encoded by the coding sequence ATGAGCGAAGAGGTACTTGGAAGAAAAGTATGCGAGTCGCAGTCGGAACGCAGCGAAATCATCTTTCCGTCTGACGCGAACGCTTTGGGAAATCTATTTGGTGGTCGATTAATGCAGTACATCGACCTGGTGGGTGCTATGGCCGCCAGCCGCCATGCGCGGGCTATTACGGTGACAGCGAGCATGGACCATCTGGATTTCGTCGCGCCGGTACGGGTGGGTGAACTGCTGATTCTAAAGGCCAGTGTGAATCGCGCCTACCGCACTTCGATGGAGGTGGGCGTCAAGGCGATGGTTGAGGATGTGCAGCAGAACCGGTTGCGCCATGTCTCCTCGGCCTATCTGACCTTTGTGGCGGTAGACCAGCATGGCAACCGGCTGGCGGTGCCGCCGGTGATTCCGGAGACGGAGCACCAGAAGCGGCGCTATGAAGATGCTGGCCGCCGCCGCGAGATGCGTGGCAGTGAGACGCAGCGTAAAAAAGAGATGCGTGCCGCATTTGGCGACGAGTGGCACGTCTGA
- a CDS encoding sigma 54-interacting transcriptional regulator, which produces MANPLPATLGSLRKSEYTPERLSRGVKDELRENLIARLRAKQTIFPGIVGYEDTVVPQIVNALLSRHNFILLGLRGQAKSRILRSLTALLDPHTPYVAGSEIHDNPYAPISKYARDLIAKLGDDTPIAWLTPEDRFVEKLATPDVTVADLVGDIDPIKAARSNQDLGSELTMHYGLLPRANRGIFAINEVPDLAGKIQVALFNIMQEGDVQIKGYPVRLPLDVAIVFSANPEDYTARGKIVTPLKDRIGSEIRTHYPEDIEEGIAITAQEAWSKRPAVNIEIPHYIRQIIEQIAFVAREDKKVDKKSGVSQRLPISTMELVLSNAERRAFLHGEHLVVPRVGDIYAALPGITGKIELEYEGEMRGADTVIREIIRTSVAHIFDKYFAGTDTQQIEQWFNLGGTVQLNDSQPAAASFQELQQIQGLFEKLEPLEISSKSAPETSVSAAEFLLEGMYAHKRISRAEERVFSAAEKKQRVDQAAKYAERMREREQEDYSARNRTRRGFN; this is translated from the coding sequence ATGGCGAACCCACTTCCTGCGACACTCGGCTCTCTGCGCAAAAGCGAATACACCCCTGAACGGCTCTCGCGTGGGGTCAAGGACGAGCTTCGCGAGAACCTGATCGCCAGGCTGCGCGCGAAGCAAACCATCTTCCCCGGCATCGTCGGCTACGAAGATACGGTCGTCCCGCAGATCGTCAACGCGCTGCTGTCCCGGCATAACTTCATTCTGCTGGGCCTGCGAGGACAGGCGAAGTCACGCATTCTGCGGTCGTTGACGGCACTCCTGGATCCGCATACTCCATACGTCGCCGGTTCGGAAATTCATGACAATCCTTACGCACCGATCAGCAAATATGCACGTGACCTGATCGCGAAGCTCGGAGATGACACGCCGATCGCATGGCTTACGCCGGAAGATCGCTTCGTCGAGAAGCTCGCCACACCCGATGTAACTGTGGCCGATCTGGTCGGCGACATCGATCCTATTAAAGCGGCACGCTCCAACCAGGATCTCGGCTCCGAGCTGACGATGCACTATGGCCTTCTGCCACGCGCCAATCGAGGTATCTTCGCCATCAACGAAGTCCCCGACCTCGCCGGCAAAATTCAGGTGGCGCTCTTCAACATCATGCAGGAGGGCGACGTTCAGATTAAGGGATACCCGGTCCGCCTGCCGCTGGACGTGGCCATCGTCTTCAGCGCGAACCCTGAGGATTACACCGCTCGCGGCAAGATCGTCACACCGCTTAAGGACCGTATCGGCTCTGAGATTCGCACGCACTATCCGGAAGACATCGAGGAAGGCATCGCCATCACTGCGCAGGAAGCATGGTCGAAACGTCCTGCAGTCAACATCGAAATTCCCCACTACATTCGTCAGATTATCGAGCAGATCGCCTTCGTCGCACGCGAGGACAAGAAGGTCGACAAGAAGTCCGGCGTCTCGCAACGTCTCCCCATCAGCACGATGGAGCTTGTGCTTTCGAACGCCGAGCGTCGTGCCTTCCTGCACGGTGAGCACCTCGTCGTACCGCGTGTCGGCGACATCTATGCTGCCTTGCCCGGCATCACCGGCAAGATTGAGCTTGAATATGAAGGCGAGATGCGCGGCGCTGACACCGTCATCCGTGAGATCATCCGCACCTCAGTCGCTCATATCTTTGACAAGTATTTCGCTGGTACCGACACACAGCAGATCGAGCAGTGGTTCAATCTGGGAGGCACGGTACAGCTCAACGATTCGCAACCCGCTGCAGCCTCGTTTCAGGAGCTTCAGCAGATTCAAGGCCTCTTCGAGAAGCTGGAACCCCTCGAGATCAGCAGCAAGTCGGCACCGGAAACATCCGTCAGCGCTGCCGAGTTCCTGCTCGAAGGCATGTACGCTCACAAGCGCATCAGCCGCGCCGAGGAACGCGTTTTCTCCGCCGCAGAAAAGAAGCAGCGCGTCGATCAGGCTGCAAAATATGCCGAGCGTATGCGCGAACGCGAGCAGGAAGACTACAGCGCTCGCAATCGCACACGGCGCGGCTTCAACTAA
- a CDS encoding RNA polymerase sigma factor, with protein MSEPTTGPGLFKRNPPIAGEAEAIERAKSGDAEAFSRLYALHKRRVYTLCLRMLGNVSEAEDMTQEAFLHLFRKIGSFRGESAFSTWLHRLTVNLVLMHLRKKGLQLVSLEETINPSEEDAPKRDFGSRDIQLSGSVDRVALERAVASLPPGYRMVFVLHDVEGFEHNEIATMLDCSTGNSKSQLHKARLKLRELLRQTEPTTQADLKEAAL; from the coding sequence ATGAGTGAACCGACGACCGGTCCAGGACTGTTCAAACGAAATCCTCCGATTGCCGGCGAAGCCGAGGCAATTGAGCGCGCCAAGTCGGGCGATGCCGAGGCTTTCTCCAGGCTCTATGCACTGCATAAGCGCAGGGTCTATACCCTCTGTCTGCGCATGCTCGGCAATGTTTCTGAAGCCGAGGACATGACCCAGGAAGCCTTTCTGCATCTCTTCCGCAAGATCGGCAGCTTCCGGGGCGAGAGCGCCTTCTCCACCTGGCTGCACAGACTCACGGTTAATCTCGTCCTGATGCACCTGCGCAAGAAGGGCCTCCAGCTTGTCTCGCTTGAAGAGACCATCAACCCTTCTGAAGAAGATGCGCCGAAGCGTGACTTCGGCAGCCGCGACATTCAGCTCTCCGGCTCAGTCGATCGCGTCGCGCTTGAGCGCGCCGTCGCTTCGCTCCCCCCGGGTTATCGCATGGTATTTGTCCTGCACGACGTCGAAGGCTTCGAGCACAACGAGATTGCCACGATGCTCGACTGCTCGACTGGCAACAGCAAATCTCAGCTCCACAAGGCTCGCTTGAAGCTCAGGGAGCTGCTCCGTCAAACGGAGCCAACAACACAAGCCGATCTGAAGGAAGCGGCGCTATGA